The Chryseolinea soli nucleotide sequence AAAAACGTTAGATGCTGTGAATAAGATTGAAGGCGTGAAGAAGCCCGATCTTATTTTCAAGAACAACGGCGACCTGCGCTTCACCAACAAATCGAAAGAATGGGGATTGACGCACGAAGCCTATGGCAACGGCGCCGCCTATGCCGACTTCGACAACGATGGTGATCTCGACATGGTGATCAACAACATCAATGATGAAGCATCGGTATATAAAAATAATGCGCGCGAGCTTGAGCCTGGAAAAAGCAACTACTTACGCATCGCCCTGAAAGGTCCGGCGGGAAACCGGAGCGGGTTGGGTGCGCAGATCGAGATCCGTCAAGGTAATAAAATACAATACCGCGAGTTTGAAACGCAGCGCGGTTTTCAATCTTCGGTGGAGCCTTTTGTTCACTTCGGATTGGATAGCCTCACACAGCTTGACGAACTGGCGATTCGCTGGCCGGATGGACATGAGCAGACATTGAAAAATGTGAAGGCCAATCAAGTCTTGACGTTGGCGTATACCGATGCCGTTAAGCCTGCAGCGGCCGATTCTGCCGGTTTCTGGGCATTGCCCCTGGAGGAGATGGCTTCATTGGTCTCTTTTGGGAAGGTGACCGCTGCTACCGGTCTTTCCTACAAACACGAAGAAGACGAGTATATCGACTACAAAGCCACAGCCACCTTGCCTCAAAAATATTCGCAGGCCGGCCCGGGTCTTACCATCGGCGATGTCAACCAGGACGGTCTCGACGATGTGCTGTTGTGCGGCGCGGCCGCCCGCGGCACCACGATGTTCATTCAGCAAAAGAACGGGACGTTCAAAAAAGATTCGCTGGGTGCAAAGCCACAGGAGGACATGAGCATGCTTTTGTTCGATGCCGATGGCGACAACGACCTGGACCTGTATTGTGTCAGCGGCAGCTCTGAATTCGGCGCGGCGCCGAGTGCCTATCAGGACCGTTTTTATCGCAACAACGGTAAGAAACTTGTAGAGGACACCACGGCCCTGCCAAAGGAAAACGCCAGTGGGAGCACCGTAGTCGCCACCGATTTTGACAAGGATGGCGACCTCGACCTTTTTGTGGGCGGAAGGATTGTGCCTGGGCGTTATCCCGAAGCCCCGCAAAGCTTCCTGTTGCAAAACGATGGAAAAGGAAATTTTATTGATGTAACAAAATCGGTGGCGCCCCTGCTCGAGCGTGTGGGCATGATCACCGGTGCGCTGTGGACCGATTTCGACAACGATGGCTGGACCGACCTGGTCATCGTAGGAGAGTGGATGCCCGTTTCCTTCTACAAAAACAACCAGGGCAAGGCCTTCTCAAAAGCCTTCGAAGACGCCCCCGGTTGGTGGACCAGCATCACCGGCGACGACATAGACCACGACGGCGATGTTGACTACATCTGTGGGAACCTTGGACTCAACTCGCTGTTCCAGGCTTCGCCAGAAGAGCCCGTCAGCATCTATGCAAAAGATTTTGATGGCAACGGCTCGTTCGACCCGCTGGTGACGCGCTATGTGCAGGGCAAGGAATATTTAACGCATCCGCGCGAGACACTGACCGACCAGATCGTGAGCTTGAAACGCAAACTAGTTCGCTATGCCGTCTACGGAGGCGCTTCTATACAGGACATCCTTACGCCGGAACAACTGCAAGGCGCGCTGGTCTATCGTGCGACAACGCTGTCATCATCCTATGTGGAGAATCTCGGTGGAGGCAAATTCAAAATAACAGCTTTGCCGGTGGAAGCTCAATTCGCCCCCTTGAACGGCGTTCAAATAACCGACCTGAATGGCGATCATCACCCCGATGTCCTTGGCATAGGCAATTCCTATGCGGCCGATCCGCTTACCGGCTATTACGATGCCGGCACGGGGGTGTGCTTGCTGGGCGATGGAAAAGGAAACTTCCAGGCGCTCCCCGTCAGAAAGAGCAACTTTGCTGTTGACACCGATGCCAAGAGCCTGGGCCTGCTGAGGCGGGCAAACAACATACCGCTGTACATCGCTACAGCGAACCGCGATAGTTTGCAGGCATGGGAGCAACTGCCCTCAGACTATCCCCGGCTCCAGCAGTGGATAACCCCGGGACGGACGGATGTGCAGGCCGAACTCAAATGGGCCGATGGCAAAGTGGAGAAAAGAGAGCTATACTATGGTTCGGGCTACTTGTCGCAATCCACCCGTGTGATCCCGATTTTTTCCGGGGTACAGGAAGTCTGGCTAAAAGACAGTGCCGGCAATCGACGGAAGGTCTGGGGGACCGGCGCCGGGTCAAAATAATTCTGGTTGGTATAAAATTTTTTTTTGCCGGAGTGGACTTCGGAAAGAAATACTTACCCGGGTTCATCGGAAAATTTCACCCGATTGAAACACTCATTTTTGGGAGAAAAAGGCATGGGAAAGGGCACGCTTTAACGCTTGTCCAAAGGGCTTTGAACAAGAAAGGGCAGGATTTAAACAAGTGTTTGAAAACCCCTTTTTTAGCGTGGATATTATATTTTTTTTACCTTTTCGTTAGATCAAAATTAAAAACTTGTTCTACTTTTGGACCGTAAAACGAAATCGTTCGAAACATTCTTTAGAATAAACTGCGATTTCGTTCGACTTATCAAGTAGTCGAAACGGAAATCGGCTCCAATAGGTTCAGATAACAATTGATTTCTATTCGCATGAACAAACTCTTACAAGCCAGGATCGCCACTTTCACTGCGGCGAAGGAAGCCCGTGAAAGGGGCATCTATCCTTACTTTCGACCCATCTCGTCCGCACAGGACACCGAGGTGATCATTGAGGGCAAACGCGTGCTCATGTTCGGTTCCAATTCCTATTTGGGATTGACCAATCACCCACGCATCAAAGAAGCAGCCCAGAAGGCAATCGAAAAGTACGGCACCGGATGCGCCGGCTCCCGCTTTCTTAACGGCACGCTCGACATTCATATCGAGTTGGAAGACCGCATCGCCGCGTTCACCGGCAAGCCTGCTGCGCTCATTTTCAGCACCGGCTTTCAAGTGAACCTTGGCGTGATGTCGAGCCTGACCGGGCGCAATGATTATTTGATCTTGGACGAGTACGATCACGCTTCCATCTACGACGGCACACGCTTGTCGTTTTCGCGCGTGATCAAATATGGCCACAACGACATGAACGACCTGGCCCGTCGTCTGAGCATGCTGCCCGAAGAAGCGATCAAACTCATCGTGGTCGACGGCATCTTCAGCATGGAAGGCGACCTGGCCAAGCTTCCCGAGATCGTGACGCTGGCCGAGCAATACGGTGCCACGGTGGTGGTGGACGATGCGCATAGCCTCGGTGTGATCGGCGACAAAGGCGCAGGCACCGCGTCACACTTCAAACTCGACGACAAAGTAGACATCATCACGGGCACGTTCAGCAAATCGCTCGCTTCCCTCGGCGGCTTCGTAGCCTCCGATCGCGACACGATCGATTATCTGAAACACCAGGCCCGTTCGCTCATTTTCAGCGCCAGCATGACGCCGTCTTCTGCGGCCAGTGTGTTGGCTGCACTCGACATCCTGGAGACCGAGCCCCAGCACATGGAGCAATTGTGGAACAACACCCGCTATGCCATGCACCTTCTCAAAGAAGAAGGCTTCGACATCGGCGACACGGAGAGTCCCATCATCCCCATCTATGTGCGTGACAATGAGAAAACCTTTATTGTCACCAGCCTGCTGCAACAGCAAGGCGTGTTTGTGAACCCGGTGGTTTCGCCCGCCGTGCCTTCGCATGCGTCGCTGCTTCGCTTCTCGCTGATGGCGACGCACACCTTCAGCCAGATCGAAGAAGCCGTAGAGAAACTTGCTTATACATTCAAGCAAGTAGGAGTCCTGAAAATTAAAGAACGCATTTAATGAAGCGTGTAGAGCCCGTCACCACCAAAGCCCAACTTGAAGCATTTATCGATTTCCCGCATGATCACTATAAGGATGATCCTTGCTATGTGCCCGAGTTGTTCATCGCCCAGCGGGATCTGCTGACCCCCGGCAAGCATCCTTTTCACGAGCATTCGCCGGTGCAGCTTTTTCTGGCCTACGACAAAGACAAAGTGGTGGGGCGCATCGCAGGCATTCTCAACAAAAACCACAACACATTCAATAAAACCGAAGACGGATTCTTCGGATTTTTTGATGCCGTGAACGACGGCGAGATCAACGCGTTGCTGTTTCAACAAGCCGAACAATGGCTTCGCGACAAAGGCGCCAAGACCATCATCGGGCCAGCCAACTTTTCGACCAACGAAACCTGCGGCCTGCTCATTGCCGGCTTCGATACACCGCCGTTCGCCATGATGACCTACAACAAGGAATATTACGAGTCCCTGTTGAACCAGGCCGGCTTTCGCAAGAAGGTGGACCTCATTGCCTACCGCTTTGGCGAAGACGGCTACGACGACAAATCCGTGCGCGTAAAGAAGGCATTGCTGGATCGCCTCCAGTCAAAAGGCATTACGATCCGGCCCGTCGTCAAGAAGAATTTCGAACAGGAAGTTGCCCGGATCCGCGAGGTCTACAACTCGGCCTGGGACCGCAACCTCGGCTTTGTGCCGATGACGGAAAAGGAGTTCGACTACCTGGCCAAAGACATGAAAATGATCCTGGACACCGACTTCTGCCTGGTGGCCGAAAAGGACGGGAAAGCGATCGGCTTTGCGCTGGCCATTCCCGACATCAACCAACTGCTCATCAACATCAAGCGCGGACGGTTGTTGCCTTTCGGATTGTTCAAACTTCTTTTTGGTTTGAAAAAGATCAACGGCATCCGTGTCATCGCCCTGGGGGTGATGGAAGGATACCGCAAGCTGGGCATTGAAGCGTGTTTTTATGGCACCATCATCGAAGCGTATCGCCGCAAGAAATTCAAGCGCGCGGAAGCTTCGTGGATCTTGGAAGACAACGATCTCATGAATAATGCCTTGCTGCATGTGAAGGGCGTGCCCCACAAGCGCTACAGGATCTTTGAGAAAGCGATATGAAAGAACGCGTGCTGATCACCGGGGCGAGTGGATTTGTGGGGTATCACCTCATCGAGGAGGCCTTGGCAAAAGGCCTGGAGGTGTCCGCCGCGGTGCGCGCGTCGAGCCGGGTGGATCACCTGCGGAATTTGCCGGTCCAGTTTGTGACCACCGATTTTTCGGATGTCAGGGCCATCCGGGCAGAGCTGGAGGCGAAGGACTATCAATACGTGATCCACGCAGCCGGGGCGACCAAAGCCCTGAGCGAGGCCTCCTACAACGAGGTCAACGCCGTGTACACACGCAACCTGGCACGGGCCGTGTCGGAGGTGCAGGTGCCGTTGAAGAAATTTGTTTTCCTCAGCAGCCTCGCGGCCATGGGCCCTGCAAAGAATGGGCACCCCATCCTGGAAAAGGACGCGCCGAACCCGGTGACATTCTATGGAAAAAGCAAGTTGCTGGCCGAAAGCTATCTCTCGGCCTTGGACGGCCTGCCCTCCATCGTGTTGCGCCCCACAGCCGTATATGGCCCCCGTGACCGCGATATTTTCATCATCCTGAAAACCATCGCACAAGGCTTGGAGCCCTACATCGGGAGAAAGCCACAGCAGTTGAGCTTCATTTATGTGAAAGATCTGGCGGCGGTGAGCATAGGGGCTTTGTTCAGTTCAGTTGTCAAAGGATCGTATAACGTATCCGATGGGGGAAGTTATGACCGCTATGAACTGGCCAACATTACCAAAGAAATATTGCACAAGAAGACGTTAAAGGTTCATATCCCCATGGGGATGGTAAAAGCCATGGCGTTTGTCCAGGAGACCCTGGGACGGATGCAGGGCAGCATGCCGGCGCTGAACCAGGACAAGCTGGCCGAGCTCACGGCCGCCAACTGGTCGTGCAGCATCGACAGCATCCGGAAGGACCTTGGATTTTCGCCCCGCTACACGCTGGCGCAGGGGTTAGACGAAACCCTTCAATGGTACAAAGCCAATCGCTGGCTCTAGGTGAACCCAAACAAAAGACTTTAATAAAATGCTATGAAAGAACAGATCGAACAAGCAAATGGAAAGCTGGGCATATTGATCCCTGGCCTGGGTGCCGTGGCGACCACCATGATCGCCGGTGTGGAGGCCGTGAAGAAGGGATTGGCACAACCTGTCGGTTCGCTCACTCAAACCGGCAACATCCGCCTGGGAAAACGCACCGAGAACCGCTATCCCAAAATAAAGGACTTTGTGCCCCTGGCCGATCTGAACGACATCGTGTTTGGCGGATGGGATGTATACACCGACAACGTCTATGAAGCCGCGGTGAACGCCAAAGTGTTGGAGCTTGGATTGCTTCAACCCATTAAGGACGAGTTGGAAAAGATCAAGCCCATGAAGGCGGTCTTCGACAAAACCTACATCCGGAACCTGGACGGCACCAACATCAAGGAAGCGGCGACCAAGTTCGACCTCGCGCTGGCCGTGATGGAAGACATCGACAACTTCAAAAAAGAAAACGGATGCTCGCGCCTCGTCATGGTGTGGTGCGGCTCCACAGAGAAATACATCGAAGAAGCAGACGTTCACCAGAACATCTATGCTTTCGAAGACGGCTTGCGCAACAACGATCCGCTCATTTCGCCCAGCATGATCTATGCCTATGCCGCCATCAAAAAAGGAGTGCCGTTTGCCAACGGTGCGCCTAACCTGACATGCGACATCCCGGCGCTGATCGAACTGGCCAAAGAAAACGGTGTGCCCATCGGGGGCAAGGATTTCAAGACGGGGCAGACCCTGATGAAAACCATTCTCGCTCCCGGCCTGCACGCGCGTTCGCTGGGTATCCGCGGATGGTTCTCCACAAACATTCTCGGCAACCGCGACGGCCTCGTGCTGGACGACCCGGATAACTTCAAGACCAAGGAAGTGTCCAAGTTGGGCGTGCTGGAAGATATTTTGCAACCCGAGCTGAGCCCGGAACTCTACGGCGACCTGTATCACAAGATCCGCATCAACTATTATCCGCCGCACGGCGACAACAAGGAAAGCTGGGACAACATCGACATCTTCGGATGGTTGGGTTACCCGATGCAGATCAAGATCAATTTCCTGTGTCGCGACTCGATCCTGGCGGCTCCCATCGTATTGGACCTGGCCTTGTTCTTCGACCTGGCCAAGCGCGCGAACATGAGCGGCATCCAGGAATGGTTGTCGTTCTACTTCAAGTCGCCGCAAACTGCGCCGGGCTTGCGTCCGGAGCATGACATCTTCAAACAATTGATCAAGCTGCAGAATACGCTGCGTCACATCATGGGCGAAGATCTCATTACGCACTTGGGCCTGGATTACTACCAGGATCTGGTGGAGTCATTGTAAGCTTGCATGACCCTACACCAGATCATTGCAACCGTTGCAGGCATCGGATACATCCGCAAGGGAAGTGGCACGGTGGCCGCGGCCGTTTGCGCAATCGCCTGGTATGTATTTGCCGGCGGCGTTGATCCGGCGGTGGTCCTGTTCATTACCCTGGCCATCACCGCCATTGGTGTGTGGTCGGCCACGGTGGTGGAGCGATACTGGGGCATCGACAGTCATCGCGTCGTGATTGACGAAGTAGCGGGCATGGGCATCAGTGTGTTGTTCCTTCCCGTAAGTTTCGGCATCGGTCTGGCAGCCTTTGTGCTGTTCCGGTTTTTTGATATTGCCAAACCAGCCTATATCCGTTCGATGGAGAAACTTCCCCACGGATGGGGGGTGATGGCAGATGACGTGCTGGCGGGAATTTACACCAACATCCTGCTGCAGGTGGCTGTGAAACTATCCATACTCTGATCATAAAAGACGGACTCATATTCCTGAAGTCACAAACGGCTTCACTTATCGCATCGCTGGTGGATTTTGCATGCACTATTGTTTGCGTTGAGGTGTTAGGAGTTTGGTATGGCCATGCCGGCATTGTGGGGAATATCGTGGGAGCCATCACCAACTTCGTCATCGGCAGACAATGGGTGTTCATTTCTTCGGAAACGACCAACCTAAAGCAGCAGGCACTGCGCTATGCAATCGTTTGGATGGGTTATGTGGCGCTTGGTTTTTTATTGTTGGTGGCCGTGACGGACTACGTCAATATTAATTATGGTGTCGCAAAAGTACTGGTAGCGATTTTTTTAAGTGTTACGTATAACTACGTACTGCAAAAGAAATATGTATTTAAATAGGCGCGTACGGCGCGCATGAAGTGTGATGTATAGAATAAGTATAGTGATCGGTCTTTGGATGAGTGCAATCGCGGTGTTTGGACAGACCACCGTGAGCGGCGTCGTGACCGATGCTGAAACGAAAGAACCCCTGCCTTTCGTGAACGTTTTTTATGAAGGTACTACCGTGGGAAGCGTCACCGATGCCGACGGCGCCTATGTGATCCATACCCCCAACCTGGAAAATGTGAATCTTCATTTTTCTTTTTTAGGGTATAAGACCGTGATCCGCAAGATCCGTCCCGGCGAAACACAGGAGCTGAACGTGAAGATGGCCCCCGACGCCAAGATCCTCGACGAGGTGACCGTTACCTCCGGCAACCAACGGGAACGCTACCGGAACAAGAACAATCCAGCTGTGGACCTCGTGCGGGAAATGATCTCCCACAAGAAAGAAAACCGGATGGAGAGCTACAACTTTGCCGAGTATGAAGAATACGAAAAGCTTCAGATGTCGCTCAGCAACATGTCGGACAAATTCAAGGATCGCAAGATCTTTCGCAAATACAAGTGGCTGTTCGAAAACGTAGACACCACGACCATTCCCGGCAAAGCGCTGCTGCCCATCTACCTGCAAGAGACCTTGTCGGATCGCTACTACCGGCGCACACCCGAAAAGAACATCGCCGTCACGAAGGCCCATCAAAAAGTGAGCTTCGACGACTATATCGACAACGCGGGTCTGAGCACCTACCTGAATTATTTATACAGCGACATCGACATCTATGACAACAACACGGTGTTGCTGACCAACCAATTCCTGAGTCCCATTGCCGACAGCGCGCCGACCTTCTATAAATTCTACATTACCGACACCCTGAAAAACGTAACACCCAATTTGGTGGAGCTGGTGTTTGTGCCGCGCGATGCCGGTGGATTTTTATTTCAGGGGAAATTGTACGTTACGCTCGACACCCACTACGCCGTGCAAAAGGTGGAGATGACCGTGAACAAAAACATCAACCTGAACTGGGTACGCGAACTGCACATCGACCAGGATTTTGTGCAAACCCCCTCGGGACGTTTCCAGGTGGTGAAGAGCCGCATGCAGTGTGATTTCGGATTGTCGAAGGGTGGGGGCGGCCTATACGGCGAACGCGTGGTCTCCTACAAAAATTTTGTTATCGACAAACCCCGCGAGCCCAAGTTTTATGAAAGCGACTCGAAGCTAACGCTCACCGACTCGGAAAAGCACAACGACGGATTCTGGCTCTCCAATCGCCACGACTCGTTGTCTGTGGCCGAATCGAAAGTGTATCAAAATATCGACAGCCTTCAGAAGCTACCCTCCTTCAAACGCACGATGGACATTGCCACGCTTTTGCTGGCCGGCTACAAAGGTTTTGGCTGGTGGGAGCTGGGACCGGTGAACACGTTCTACAGCTTCAACCCCGTGGAAGGTTTCCGCCTCCGGGTCGGTGGACGCACGACGCCCAAGTTCAACGAACGCCTGTATTTCGAGACCTATGGCGCCTATGGTTTTAAGGATGAGAAGTGGAAATATTTTCTGAGCGCCACCTATTCGTTTACCGGCAAATCCATCTGGCAGTTTCCGGTGCACACCCTCCGCGCGAGTTTCCAGCGCGACACAAAAATTCCCGGCCAGGAGCTGCAGTTTGTTCAGGAAGACAACTTCCTCCTTTCGTTCAAACGCGGTGTGAACGACAAGTGGCTGTACAACGACATCTGGAACATCGACTACCTCCACGAATTCGACAGCCACTTCTCCTATAGATTAGGCTTCAAGAATTGGAAACAGATTCCGGCGGGAGGACTGAAATATGAAATCCGCGCAGACGACACCGTGACAGAAATCCAGCAGGTGACCACTTCGGAATTTTCATTGGAGCTACGCTGGGCGCCGGGAGAGCAATTTTACCAGGGTAAAGCCTACCGGATTCCCATTCCAAACCGGTATCCCATCGTCACGGCGCGTTTTATCGGGGGCGTGAAGGGGCTCCTGGGCGGCGAATACAATTATCAGTCGGTGGCCCTTAATGTGTTCAAACGTTTTTATTTGTCACAATTTGGCTACACCGATGTGGTGGCCGAGGGGGGCTATGTTTTTGGCCAGGTGCCGTTCCCGCTGCTGAACATCCACCGGGCCAACCAGACGTACTCCTATCAGTTGCAGTCCTATAACCTCATGAACTTCCTGGAATTTGTGAGCGACAAATATGTGAGTGTGAACTTTGATCACTACTTCAATGGATTTATTTTTAATAAAATTCCGTTGTTCAAAAAGTTAAAATGGCGCGAGGTGGCTACGTTCAAGTTGCTGTATGGTAGTATCCGGAGGGAGAACGATCCGAACTACAACGCGCAGACCTTTGCCTTCCCCACGAACAGCGACGGGGTGACCACCACTTATTCGCTGGCCGCGCAGCCCTATATGGAGTGCAGCGTGGGGATAGCCAACATTTTCAAGCTCATCCGTGTTGATATGGTGAAACGCCTGAGCTACCTGGATCACCCGACGATTTCGAGTTGGGGCATCCGCGCAAGATTTAAATTTGATTTTTAAGCTAGCAGATCGTATGAATACAACGACAACCCCCCAAGTGATACAGAAGCAACCGTTGCGCATCGTGTTGCAGCAACTGATCTATAAGGTGATCAATCCCTTCGTGAAATTTCTGGTGCGCATCGGGTTCACACCCAATGCCGTGACCACGGTGGGGCTGGTCCTGAACGTAGGCGTGGCCGCCATCTTTGTGGCCGGCGCCGAAGAAGGCAACCGCGGCGACCTGAGGTATGTGGGCTGGGCTGGAGCACTGACGCTCTTTGCCGGCCTGTTCGATATGCTCGACGGGCAGGTGGCGCGCCTGGGCAACATGAGCTCGACCTTTGGTGCACTATACGATTCAGTGTTGGACCGCTACAGCGAACTGATCATGTTCCTGGGAATTTGTTATTACCTGATCGGCCATCATTATTTTCTCAGCTCGTTGTTTGCTTTCATCGCCCTGATCGGGTCCATGATGGTGAGCTACATCCGGGCACGGGCCGAAGGTCTTGGGGTGGAGGTGAAAGGAGGGTTGATGCAACGGCCCGAGCGCGTGGTGACCATTGGGGTCTCGGCCCTGGCCTGTGGCATCACCGCCTATTATATCGGGGGTGACTATAAACTTTTTGTTCCCGGCATTCCCTTCCAGATCTTCGAGACCATTTCCGTGTTCACCATTCCCTTGACCATCATGGCCGTGTTGACCAACATCACGGCATTCCACAGACTACGCGAAGCGAAGAAAGCATTAGAGCAGAAAGGATTATAAGGATCGTTTAAGACGTATGAATTTTTTATTGAGCATATGGCTGATCACGATGGGGATGGCCCCCGTCAGAGAGGCTCCAAAGGCGGAGCCGTGCGAGTGCACCATCAGCAACCAGTTCCCCACGCCGCCAAGAGATCAGACCTCGCTCTTCTACATTCAACGAACACCCAACACCAACACCATCATGTACGAGCTGAACCTCGACCAGGGTGTGCCCAACGAAGAGGAGCCGGTTCGGGTCTATTGGTTGCGCTATGGCGAGAATGGCCAGCGGGAAGATCTTTCGTATATTCAACGTCATTATGCCTACGGCATCAAAAGCAAGAAGCTGGAGAACAACACGTTTGAACTCCGCTTTGTGTCCTATAAAAAACTTCCGTTCTACCTGTCACGTTCCGCACGCGATAATCGTTATCACATCCTGGCCACGGTCAATGGGAAGCAGATTGAAGTGAGCCGCGTGTTCCTGCAAATTGAAGGGGGAAGCTTCTGGCTTCCCAATGTGGTGTGCGCGCAGGTGAAGGGAATCGATCCGGTTTCCGGTAAAGAAGTTATTCAGTCCTTTAAACCTTAGGGTATGAAGAAGCAATTTGTCTCCAATTCAACCGAGTCGTCGCGCATGTTCAAGAGCGACTTCCTGGAGCGGTTTTCCGTAGTCCACTACAGTGTGCCGCTGATCGTTTTTATTCCCGTGATTTTATATTTCATCTACAGCGCCTTGTTTGTCTGGCACAATAACGTCGTCACGTTCGTGGCCTGCGGCCTGGGCGGCCTCTTGTTTTGGACGCTCACCGAATATGTGATGCACCGGTTTATTTTTCATTTCGAACCCAAGTCGAAATGGGGCCAGCGTCTTCACTTTATTTTTCACGGCGTTCACCACGACTACCCCAACGATGCCCTGCGGTTGGTCCTGCCCCCGTCGGTGAGCATTCCCCTGGCCACCGGTTTCTATTTTCTTTTCCAGGCTGTTTTGCCCCCGGATTGGGTTTCCGCCTCCTTTGCCCTCTTCATTGCCGGATATCTTTTCTATGATATTTCGCATTATGCCCTCCATCATGCTACCTTTAAAAGCCCATTTTGGAAAAGGCTGAAACACCACCACATGCAGCATCACTACAGCGATGCCACCAAGGGCTACGGTGTGAGCTCCGCCCTTTGGGATAAAATATTCAGATCGGATTTTGAAAAATAACCTGGATTACCCGGCGGCTGAGGCAACTAAACCTTTTGGACGTTACCTGGCCACCGCTTTGCTGGTATCGGCAGTCTATGTATTGCTCTCCGCCCTGCTCATCGGCTTCAAATCCGATCAGTTGGTGCTGGCGGGCATTTTTACGGTGCTCTATGTGTCGACCGCCATCACCCGGAAATTCATCCTGGGCTTTTCGATCTTTATCGTCTTCTGGGTCATTTTCGACTACATGAAGGCCTTCCCCAACTACTGGTTCAACGACGTGCACATCGGCAGCCTCTACCACGCGGAGGCCCGCCTGTTCGGCATCCACACCGTCGAAGGGGTGCTGACACCCAATGAATATTTCCAGCGCCACAGCATCGTGCTAGCGGATGTGCTGGCCGGCATTTTTTACTTATGCTGGATTCCCGTGCCCCTGGGTTTTGCCGCCTATCTCTTCTTTCGCAACCGCCGGAGTTTCCTCTATTTCTCCCTCACGTTTTTGCTCACCAACCTCATCGGCTTCGTCATCTACTATCTCTACCCGGCTGCTCCTCCGTGGTATGTCCAGGAATACGGTTTCGATTTCATCGCCGGCACCCGG carries:
- a CDS encoding GtrA family protein, which produces MDFACTIVCVEVLGVWYGHAGIVGNIVGAITNFVIGRQWVFISSETTNLKQQALRYAIVWMGYVALGFLLLVAVTDYVNINYGVAKVLVAIFLSVTYNYVLQKKYVFK
- a CDS encoding DUF5686 and carboxypeptidase-like regulatory domain-containing protein; this translates as MSAIAVFGQTTVSGVVTDAETKEPLPFVNVFYEGTTVGSVTDADGAYVIHTPNLENVNLHFSFLGYKTVIRKIRPGETQELNVKMAPDAKILDEVTVTSGNQRERYRNKNNPAVDLVREMISHKKENRMESYNFAEYEEYEKLQMSLSNMSDKFKDRKIFRKYKWLFENVDTTTIPGKALLPIYLQETLSDRYYRRTPEKNIAVTKAHQKVSFDDYIDNAGLSTYLNYLYSDIDIYDNNTVLLTNQFLSPIADSAPTFYKFYITDTLKNVTPNLVELVFVPRDAGGFLFQGKLYVTLDTHYAVQKVEMTVNKNINLNWVRELHIDQDFVQTPSGRFQVVKSRMQCDFGLSKGGGGLYGERVVSYKNFVIDKPREPKFYESDSKLTLTDSEKHNDGFWLSNRHDSLSVAESKVYQNIDSLQKLPSFKRTMDIATLLLAGYKGFGWWELGPVNTFYSFNPVEGFRLRVGGRTTPKFNERLYFETYGAYGFKDEKWKYFLSATYSFTGKSIWQFPVHTLRASFQRDTKIPGQELQFVQEDNFLLSFKRGVNDKWLYNDIWNIDYLHEFDSHFSYRLGFKNWKQIPAGGLKYEIRADDTVTEIQQVTTSEFSLELRWAPGEQFYQGKAYRIPIPNRYPIVTARFIGGVKGLLGGEYNYQSVALNVFKRFYLSQFGYTDVVAEGGYVFGQVPFPLLNIHRANQTYSYQLQSYNLMNFLEFVSDKYVSVNFDHYFNGFIFNKIPLFKKLKWREVATFKLLYGSIRRENDPNYNAQTFAFPTNSDGVTTTYSLAAQPYMECSVGIANIFKLIRVDMVKRLSYLDHPTISSWGIRARFKFDF
- a CDS encoding CDP-alcohol phosphatidyltransferase family protein; this translates as MNTTTTPQVIQKQPLRIVLQQLIYKVINPFVKFLVRIGFTPNAVTTVGLVLNVGVAAIFVAGAEEGNRGDLRYVGWAGALTLFAGLFDMLDGQVARLGNMSSTFGALYDSVLDRYSELIMFLGICYYLIGHHYFLSSLFAFIALIGSMMVSYIRARAEGLGVEVKGGLMQRPERVVTIGVSALACGITAYYIGGDYKLFVPGIPFQIFETISVFTIPLTIMAVLTNITAFHRLREAKKALEQKGL
- a CDS encoding DUF4833 domain-containing protein yields the protein MNFLLSIWLITMGMAPVREAPKAEPCECTISNQFPTPPRDQTSLFYIQRTPNTNTIMYELNLDQGVPNEEEPVRVYWLRYGENGQREDLSYIQRHYAYGIKSKKLENNTFELRFVSYKKLPFYLSRSARDNRYHILATVNGKQIEVSRVFLQIEGGSFWLPNVVCAQVKGIDPVSGKEVIQSFKP
- a CDS encoding sterol desaturase family protein — encoded protein: MKKQFVSNSTESSRMFKSDFLERFSVVHYSVPLIVFIPVILYFIYSALFVWHNNVVTFVACGLGGLLFWTLTEYVMHRFIFHFEPKSKWGQRLHFIFHGVHHDYPNDALRLVLPPSVSIPLATGFYFLFQAVLPPDWVSASFALFIAGYLFYDISHYALHHATFKSPFWKRLKHHHMQHHYSDATKGYGVSSALWDKIFRSDFEK
- a CDS encoding phosphatase PAP2 family protein encodes the protein MKNNLDYPAAEATKPFGRYLATALLVSAVYVLLSALLIGFKSDQLVLAGIFTVLYVSTAITRKFILGFSIFIVFWVIFDYMKAFPNYWFNDVHIGSLYHAEARLFGIHTVEGVLTPNEYFQRHSIVLADVLAGIFYLCWIPVPLGFAAYLFFRNRRSFLYFSLTFLLTNLIGFVIYYLYPAAPPWYVQEYGFDFIAGTRGNTAGLIRFDHFFHITVFQSLYTKGSNVFAAMPSLHSAYPLLVLYHSWKNKMGLMKIVFAIITVGIWFAAVYTSHHYILDVLAGIAVAVTGIVLFQMMLAKSKGFAGFVERYAGVIS